In Streptomyces dangxiongensis, one DNA window encodes the following:
- a CDS encoding 1-phosphofructokinase family hexose kinase produces the protein MILTVTLNTALDLTYRVRSLRPHASHRVSEVVERPGGKGVNVARVLAALGHEVTVTGFAGGATGQVLRERLAGTSGPVDALVPVAGATRRTIAVVDGRSGDTTQLNEPGPQIAPAEWGTFLDRYEELLAGASAVALCGSLPPGVPVGAYATLVRTARALGVPALLDTSGEPLRRGVAARPDVIKPNADELAELTGSHEPSRATQDARRRGARAVVASLGADGLLAVTPEGRWRAAPPSRVHGNPTGAGDAAVAGLLSGLVENLDWPARLTRAVALATATVHAPTAGDVGRTAYDELLARVLVTAA, from the coding sequence GTGATCCTCACGGTCACGCTGAACACCGCTCTCGACCTCACCTATCGCGTGCGGTCGCTGCGTCCGCACGCCTCGCACCGGGTCTCGGAGGTCGTCGAGCGGCCCGGCGGCAAGGGCGTGAACGTGGCCCGGGTCCTGGCCGCGCTCGGGCACGAGGTGACGGTCACCGGATTCGCGGGCGGCGCCACCGGACAGGTGCTGCGGGAGCGGCTCGCGGGCACGTCCGGGCCGGTGGACGCGCTGGTCCCGGTCGCCGGAGCGACCCGGCGCACGATAGCGGTCGTCGACGGACGGTCCGGCGACACCACCCAGCTCAACGAGCCCGGCCCGCAGATCGCCCCGGCCGAGTGGGGCACCTTCCTGGACCGCTACGAGGAGCTGCTGGCCGGCGCCTCGGCGGTGGCACTGTGCGGCAGCCTGCCGCCGGGGGTGCCGGTGGGGGCGTACGCGACGCTCGTACGGACCGCACGCGCCCTCGGCGTCCCCGCCCTGCTGGACACCAGCGGGGAGCCGCTGCGCCGCGGGGTCGCCGCGCGCCCGGACGTCATCAAGCCCAACGCCGACGAACTGGCCGAACTCACCGGCTCCCACGAACCGTCACGCGCCACCCAGGACGCCCGCAGACGGGGCGCCCGCGCGGTCGTGGCCTCCCTCGGCGCGGACGGCCTGCTCGCCGTCACCCCCGAGGGCCGCTGGCGCGCCGCCCCGCCCTCCCGCGTCCACGGCAACCCGACCGGCGCCGGCGACGCGGCGGTGGCCGGCCTGCTCTCGGGCCTCGTGGAGAACCTCGACTGGCCGGCCCGCCTGACCCGAGCGGTGGCCCTCGCGACAGCGACCGTCCACGCCCCGACAGCGGGCGACGTCGGCCGCACTGCCTATGACGAACTCCTGGCACGAGTGTTGGTTACGGCGGCGTGA
- a CDS encoding peptidase inhibitor family I36 protein: MTICRPHRPVTKDRGEPPMSVFRNGLTTVALASALLGGAFAAPAAAADPNTCPKGKLCGWSGTNRTGTRTVISVTSGCSPFTTARSVSNQTSHRIEFWHITPGTGCDIGTRLLTLEPGTHSDDTHGTVTGIGVYG; the protein is encoded by the coding sequence ATGACCATCTGCAGGCCACATCGACCAGTGACGAAAGACAGAGGGGAACCTCCTATGAGCGTGTTTAGAAATGGCTTGACGACGGTGGCTCTGGCCAGTGCGTTGTTGGGTGGCGCCTTTGCCGCACCTGCTGCGGCGGCTGATCCCAATACCTGCCCGAAAGGAAAGCTCTGTGGATGGTCGGGGACCAACAGGACGGGAACCAGGACCGTTATCTCTGTAACGTCCGGCTGCTCTCCCTTCACCACTGCCAGGTCAGTCTCGAACCAGACGTCCCATCGCATAGAGTTTTGGCACATCACTCCCGGCACCGGCTGCGACATCGGCACCCGGCTGCTCACTCTGGAGCCGGGCACCCACTCAGACGATACCCATGGCACCGTTACAGGGATCGGGGTCTACGGGTAG
- a CDS encoding DUF3263 domain-containing protein encodes MELGSREKAILALERRAFPGPGAKERAIREELDLSPVRYYQLLNALLDDARALAHDPVTVNRLRRIRQTRRAER; translated from the coding sequence ATGGAACTGGGCAGCCGCGAGAAGGCGATCCTCGCGCTGGAGCGCCGGGCGTTCCCCGGGCCCGGCGCGAAGGAACGGGCGATCCGCGAGGAGCTGGATCTGTCCCCCGTCCGCTACTACCAGCTCCTCAACGCCCTCCTGGACGACGCGCGGGCCCTGGCCCACGACCCGGTCACCGTCAACCGGCTCCGCCGGATCCGGCAGACGCGGCGCGCCGAACGCTGA
- the nagA gene encoding N-acetylglucosamine-6-phosphate deacetylase produces MLTGAHVVLPTKTVRNGRLAVDGTRITATAPAGARIIDVTGHWLVPGFVDIHNHGGGGAAFSGTAEEILTAVHTHRRHGTTTLVASMVTDEMDLLARQAGLLSELAEQGEIAGIHFEGPFISPCRKGAHAEELLRDPDPADVRKLIDAARGKAKMVTLATELPGGIDSVRLLAEHGVIAAIGHTDASYEQTVDAIDAGATVATHLFNAMPGLNHRTPGPIAALLEDERVTVELINDGTHLHPAALELAFRHAGAGRVAFITDAMDAAGIGDGRYMLGPMEVEVSDGVARLVHGGSIAGSTLTLDRAFRRAVTVDRLPVEDAVTALSANPARLLGLSDRIGSLEPGKDADLVLLDADFRVKGVMRRGEWVVAPQLP; encoded by the coding sequence GTGCTCACCGGCGCACACGTGGTGCTCCCGACCAAAACCGTGCGCAACGGCCGGCTGGCCGTGGATGGCACCCGCATCACCGCCACCGCCCCGGCCGGCGCCCGGATCATCGACGTCACCGGCCACTGGCTCGTGCCCGGCTTCGTCGACATCCACAACCACGGCGGCGGCGGCGCCGCCTTCTCCGGCACCGCCGAGGAGATCCTCACCGCCGTCCACACCCACCGGCGGCACGGCACCACCACCCTCGTCGCATCCATGGTCACCGACGAGATGGACCTGCTCGCCCGGCAGGCCGGCCTGCTCAGCGAACTGGCCGAACAGGGCGAGATCGCCGGCATCCACTTCGAGGGCCCGTTCATCTCGCCCTGCCGCAAGGGCGCGCACGCCGAGGAACTGCTGCGCGACCCGGACCCGGCGGACGTCCGCAAACTGATCGACGCGGCGCGCGGCAAGGCCAAGATGGTCACCCTCGCCACCGAGCTGCCCGGCGGCATCGACTCCGTACGACTGCTCGCCGAGCACGGGGTGATCGCGGCGATCGGCCACACGGACGCCAGCTACGAGCAGACGGTCGACGCCATCGACGCGGGGGCCACGGTCGCCACCCACCTCTTCAACGCCATGCCCGGCCTGAACCACCGCACCCCCGGCCCCATCGCCGCCCTGCTGGAGGACGAGCGGGTCACGGTGGAACTGATCAACGACGGCACCCACCTGCACCCCGCCGCACTGGAACTGGCCTTCCGGCATGCCGGCGCCGGCCGGGTCGCGTTCATCACCGACGCCATGGACGCGGCCGGCATCGGCGACGGCCGCTACATGCTCGGCCCCATGGAGGTCGAGGTCAGCGACGGCGTGGCCCGGCTCGTGCACGGCGGCTCGATCGCCGGCTCCACCCTCACCCTGGACCGCGCGTTCCGGCGGGCGGTGACCGTCGACCGGCTGCCGGTGGAGGACGCCGTCACCGCCCTGTCCGCCAACCCGGCCCGGCTGCTCGGCCTCTCCGACCGCATCGGCTCCCTGGAACCCGGCAAGGACGCCGACCTCGTCCTGCTGGACGCCGACTTCCGGGTGAAGGGCGTCATGCGGCGGGGCGAATGGGTGGTAGCTCCCCAACTGCCCTGA
- a CDS encoding flavin reductase family protein, producing the protein MSRLAAGVVLVTAQEPPLDPDDPDAPGVEDVGMTATAFMSVSLDPPLVLVSLREGSRMDDLLAEQPLWAVSVLTESQRHIAGRFAMKGRISDRLLFEDIPYVRGEATGAPLAGGALATLECRTEQRVAAGDHTLVVGRVLTARVPSAEGGPLLYFRGRYRQLD; encoded by the coding sequence ATGTCCCGGCTGGCCGCGGGCGTGGTGCTGGTCACCGCGCAGGAACCGCCGCTCGATCCGGACGACCCCGACGCGCCGGGCGTGGAGGACGTCGGCATGACCGCCACGGCCTTCATGTCGGTCTCCCTCGATCCGCCGCTGGTCCTGGTCAGCCTGCGCGAGGGCTCCCGCATGGACGACCTGCTGGCCGAGCAGCCGCTGTGGGCGGTGTCGGTCCTCACCGAGAGCCAGCGGCACATCGCCGGCCGCTTCGCCATGAAGGGCCGCATCAGCGACCGGCTGCTCTTCGAGGACATCCCCTACGTCCGCGGCGAGGCCACCGGCGCCCCGCTGGCCGGGGGCGCGCTGGCCACCCTGGAGTGCCGTACCGAGCAGCGGGTGGCCGCCGGGGACCACACCCTGGTCGTCGGCCGGGTCCTCACGGCGCGGGTGCCCAGCGCGGAGGGCGGCCCGCTGCTGTACTTCCGCGGCCGATACCGGCAACTGGACTGA
- a CDS encoding TerD family protein, whose translation MAVSLSKGGNVSLTKEAPGLTAVTVGLGWDVRTTTGTDFDLDASAIAVNTEGKVYSDAHFVFFNNKQTPDNSIVHTGDNRTGEGSGDDEAINVNLAALQADIDKIVFPVSIYDAENRGQNFGQVRNAYIRIVNQAGGAEIARYDLSEDAATETAMVFGELYRNGAEWKFRAVGQGYASGLVGIAQDFGVNV comes from the coding sequence ATGGCTGTAAGCCTGTCCAAGGGTGGCAACGTCTCGCTCACCAAGGAGGCTCCGGGCCTGACCGCCGTCACCGTGGGCCTCGGCTGGGACGTCCGCACCACCACCGGCACGGACTTCGACCTGGACGCCTCCGCGATCGCGGTCAACACGGAGGGCAAGGTCTACTCGGACGCCCACTTCGTCTTCTTCAACAACAAGCAGACCCCGGACAACTCCATCGTCCACACGGGCGACAACCGTACGGGTGAGGGCTCCGGCGACGACGAGGCGATCAACGTCAACCTGGCCGCGCTCCAGGCCGACATCGACAAGATCGTCTTCCCGGTCTCCATCTACGACGCCGAGAACCGCGGCCAGAACTTCGGCCAGGTCCGCAACGCCTACATCCGCATCGTCAACCAGGCCGGCGGCGCCGAGATCGCGCGTTACGACCTGTCGGAGGACGCGGCCACCGAGACGGCCATGGTCTTCGGCGAGCTGTACCGCAACGGCGCGGAGTGGAAGTTCCGCGCGGTGGGCCAGGGTTACGCCTCGGGCCTGGTGGGCATCGCCCAGGACTTCGGCGTGAACGTCTGA
- the cdgB gene encoding diguanylate cyclase CdgB, whose product METESEPYVRLASLRQLHQVMADMNTARSLADTLQTVADGVVGALGYEMAAVNLVRPDGDLVVAAFSGNSAAEALITGRAGSRDSWDRRLGMGERWGDLVFIPHTEGWVLDDDDVPQWYTDGPAPRFEDEWHPSDRLFAPMYTPGVQGGSCGELLGVISVDRPRNGRRPGAWGREALQMYAFQAAIAISNARLRANMQRALVRLEREQQALRSSEESFRQAFEYAPSGMAIAEMGGDQHGRILRTNDALCRLLGRPASAMRRYSFADLVHPEDIGTLLRTSAEGGRAELRLGRRDGTYVWVSLRNSVVADAADGPRFLLSHVEDIEERKRRELQLAHRASHDSLTGLPNSAELRSRLAARLCRRPAQAGALESLDAAYGHPAFDAPAGHGFDFAPGTEAYDAYDHHVHTIAPAEGRDDGSKGLAVLFCDLDGFKSINDRFGHNAGDAVLIEVARRLSNGVRDGDTVARLGGDEFVILADGLGRADAQDLAVRLRNEIIQPIRAEGRAVRVGASFGIGWAHCGMTADEVLKSADERMYVEKRSRPKQHRRAG is encoded by the coding sequence ATGGAGACCGAGTCGGAGCCTTATGTCCGTCTTGCGTCCCTGCGGCAGCTCCACCAGGTCATGGCCGACATGAACACGGCACGCAGCCTGGCGGACACGTTGCAGACCGTCGCGGACGGTGTCGTGGGCGCCCTGGGATACGAGATGGCGGCCGTCAATCTGGTACGCCCCGACGGCGATCTCGTCGTCGCCGCCTTCTCCGGGAACTCCGCCGCCGAGGCGCTGATCACCGGCCGGGCCGGCTCCCGGGACTCCTGGGACCGACGGCTGGGCATGGGCGAACGCTGGGGCGACCTCGTCTTCATACCGCACACCGAGGGCTGGGTCCTCGACGACGACGACGTCCCCCAGTGGTACACCGACGGGCCCGCGCCGCGCTTCGAGGACGAGTGGCACCCCTCCGACCGGCTCTTCGCGCCCATGTACACCCCGGGCGTGCAGGGCGGCTCCTGCGGCGAACTGCTCGGGGTCATATCCGTCGACCGCCCGCGCAACGGCCGCCGCCCCGGCGCCTGGGGCCGCGAGGCCTTGCAGATGTACGCCTTCCAGGCCGCCATCGCGATCAGCAACGCGCGCCTGCGGGCCAACATGCAGCGCGCCCTGGTCCGCCTGGAGCGCGAGCAGCAGGCCCTGCGCTCCAGCGAGGAGTCCTTCCGGCAGGCCTTCGAGTACGCCCCCTCGGGCATGGCCATCGCCGAGATGGGCGGCGACCAGCACGGCCGCATCCTGCGCACCAACGACGCCCTGTGCCGGCTGCTGGGCCGGCCCGCCTCCGCCATGCGCCGTTACTCCTTCGCCGACCTCGTCCACCCCGAGGACATCGGCACCCTGCTGCGCACCTCCGCCGAGGGCGGGCGGGCGGAGCTGCGGCTCGGCCGGCGGGACGGCACCTACGTGTGGGTGTCCCTGCGCAACAGCGTCGTCGCGGACGCCGCCGACGGCCCCCGCTTCCTGCTCAGCCACGTCGAGGACATAGAGGAACGCAAGCGCCGCGAGCTCCAGCTCGCCCACCGCGCCTCCCACGACTCGCTGACCGGCCTGCCGAACTCCGCCGAGCTGCGGTCGCGCCTGGCGGCCCGGCTCTGCCGGCGGCCCGCGCAGGCCGGCGCCCTGGAGTCCCTGGACGCGGCCTACGGCCACCCCGCCTTCGACGCCCCGGCCGGACACGGCTTCGACTTCGCGCCGGGTACGGAGGCGTACGACGCCTACGACCACCATGTGCACACCATCGCCCCCGCGGAGGGCCGCGACGACGGCAGCAAGGGCCTCGCGGTCCTCTTCTGCGACCTCGACGGGTTCAAGTCGATCAACGACCGCTTCGGGCACAACGCGGGCGACGCGGTCCTCATCGAGGTGGCCCGGCGGCTGAGCAACGGCGTCCGCGACGGTGACACGGTCGCCCGGCTCGGCGGCGACGAGTTCGTGATCCTCGCCGACGGCCTCGGCCGGGCCGACGCCCAGGACCTCGCCGTACGGCTGCGCAACGAGATCATCCAGCCGATCCGCGCCGAGGGCCGGGCGGTCCGGGTGGGTGCGAGCTTCGGCATCGGCTGGGCGCACTGCGGCATGACGGCGGACGAGGTGCTGAAGTCCGCTGACGAGCGGATGTACGTAGAGAAACGATCTCGTCCCAAACAACATCGCCGCGCCGGGTGA
- the otsB gene encoding trehalose-phosphatase, with product MGTHTTDSLHPLPLPTTQAGRDGLAALLARPRDAVIGLDFDGTLAPIVADPEQARAHPGAVPALAALAPEVASIAVITGRPPEVAVRYGGFADVPGLEHLTVLGHYGAERWEAATGKVTAPPPHPGVAAARAELPGLLERAGAGQGTWIEEKGRALAVHTRRAADPQAAFEALRGPLAGLATRHGLIVEPGRLVLELRPPGMDKGVALLDHARATRAGCVVYAGDDLGDLPAFAAVDELRAAGTPGLLVCSGSTEVTELADRADLVVAGPEGVVELLRGLAAHLG from the coding sequence ATGGGCACCCACACGACGGACTCCCTGCACCCGCTGCCGCTCCCGACCACCCAGGCCGGCCGGGACGGGCTCGCCGCGCTCCTCGCCCGGCCCCGTGACGCCGTGATCGGGCTGGACTTCGACGGCACGCTCGCCCCGATCGTCGCCGACCCCGAACAGGCCCGCGCCCACCCCGGGGCCGTGCCCGCGCTGGCCGCGCTCGCCCCCGAGGTGGCCTCCATCGCCGTGATCACCGGCCGCCCGCCCGAGGTGGCGGTCCGCTACGGCGGCTTCGCGGACGTCCCCGGCCTGGAGCACCTCACCGTCCTCGGCCACTACGGCGCCGAACGCTGGGAGGCGGCCACCGGCAAGGTCACCGCGCCGCCCCCGCACCCGGGCGTGGCCGCCGCCCGCGCCGAACTGCCCGGCCTGCTGGAGCGCGCCGGCGCCGGGCAGGGCACGTGGATCGAGGAGAAGGGCCGGGCGCTCGCGGTCCACACCCGCCGCGCCGCCGACCCGCAGGCCGCCTTCGAGGCCCTGCGCGGCCCGCTCGCCGGCCTCGCCACCCGGCACGGCCTGATCGTCGAACCCGGCCGCCTGGTCCTGGAGCTGCGCCCGCCGGGCATGGACAAGGGCGTGGCCCTCCTGGACCACGCCCGCGCCACCCGGGCCGGCTGCGTCGTCTACGCCGGCGACGACCTGGGCGACCTGCCCGCCTTCGCCGCGGTCGACGAACTCCGCGCCGCCGGCACCCCCGGCCTGCTGGTGTGCAGCGGCAGCACGGAGGTCACCGAGCTGGCGGACCGCGCCGACCTGGTGGTGGCCGGCCCGGAAGGTGTCGTGGAGCTGCTGCGGGGGCTGGCGGCCCACCTGGGGTGA
- the arfB gene encoding alternative ribosome rescue aminoacyl-tRNA hydrolase ArfB yields MAYMSGPYLIRGSVSLPEAELTWRFSRSSGPGGQHVNTSDSQVELRFDLAGTEALPPVWKERALQRLAGRLVDGVLSVRASEHRSQWRNREAAAVRLAALLAEATAPPPKPRRPTRIPRGINERRLREKKQRAQTKRGRTGRDWG; encoded by the coding sequence ATGGCATACATGTCCGGGCCCTACCTCATCCGCGGCTCGGTCTCGCTTCCCGAGGCCGAGCTGACGTGGCGTTTCTCCAGGTCCTCCGGGCCCGGCGGACAGCACGTCAACACCAGCGACTCACAGGTGGAGCTGCGCTTCGACCTCGCCGGCACCGAGGCGCTGCCGCCGGTGTGGAAGGAGCGGGCGCTCCAGCGGCTCGCCGGCCGCCTCGTCGACGGGGTGCTGTCCGTACGGGCCTCCGAGCACCGCTCCCAGTGGCGCAACCGCGAGGCCGCCGCCGTACGGCTGGCCGCCCTCCTCGCGGAGGCCACCGCGCCGCCGCCGAAGCCCCGCAGGCCGACGCGCATCCCGCGCGGCATCAACGAACGCCGGCTGCGGGAGAAGAAACAGCGCGCCCAGACCAAGCGGGGACGCACGGGCCGGGACTGGGGTTAG
- a CDS encoding ROK family protein: MRHVIALDVGGTGMKAALVGDDGALLHRARRATGRERGSEAVIEGILAFAAELRAYGVEHHGGPAAAAGIAVPGIVDEARGTAVYSANLGWKDVPLRALLTDRLGMPVALGHDVRTGGLAEGRIGAGRGADRFLFVPLGTGIAGAIGIDGRVEAGADGFAGEIGHIRVRPQGAACPCGQYGCLERYASASAVSAAWAAACGNPEADAADCAEAVASGDPNAVRVWQEAVDALADGLVTALTLLNPRTMIIGGGLAEAGEVLFQPLRDAVRQRVTFQKLPTIVPAALGDSAGCLGAGLLARDLLTTTAPTTPEVST, from the coding sequence GTGAGACATGTCATCGCCCTCGACGTGGGCGGTACCGGAATGAAGGCCGCCCTCGTCGGCGACGACGGCGCCCTGCTGCACCGCGCCCGCCGTGCCACCGGCCGCGAGCGCGGCTCCGAGGCGGTGATCGAGGGCATCCTCGCCTTCGCCGCCGAGCTGCGCGCGTACGGCGTCGAGCACCACGGCGGACCGGCCGCCGCGGCCGGCATCGCCGTCCCCGGCATCGTCGACGAGGCCCGGGGCACCGCCGTCTACTCCGCCAACCTCGGCTGGAAGGACGTACCCCTGCGGGCCCTGCTCACCGACCGGCTCGGGATGCCCGTCGCCCTCGGCCACGACGTGCGCACCGGCGGACTCGCCGAGGGCCGGATCGGCGCGGGCCGGGGCGCGGACAGGTTCCTGTTCGTACCGCTCGGCACCGGGATCGCCGGCGCCATCGGCATCGACGGCCGGGTGGAGGCCGGCGCGGACGGTTTCGCCGGCGAGATCGGCCACATCCGCGTACGCCCCCAGGGCGCCGCCTGCCCCTGCGGACAGTACGGCTGCCTGGAGCGGTACGCCTCCGCGTCCGCCGTCAGCGCCGCATGGGCCGCCGCCTGCGGGAACCCGGAGGCGGACGCCGCCGACTGCGCCGAGGCCGTCGCGTCCGGTGACCCGAACGCCGTCCGGGTGTGGCAGGAGGCGGTGGACGCGCTCGCCGACGGCCTGGTCACCGCGCTCACCCTGCTGAACCCCCGCACCATGATCATCGGTGGCGGGCTGGCCGAGGCGGGGGAAGTGTTGTTCCAGCCGCTGCGGGACGCCGTCCGGCAGCGGGTCACCTTCCAGAAACTGCCCACCATCGTCCCCGCCGCCCTCGGCGACAGCGCCGGCTGCCTGGGCGCCGGCCTGCTCGCCCGGGACCTGCTGACGACCACCGCTCCCACGACTCCGGAGGTAAGCACCTGA
- a CDS encoding ABC transporter substrate-binding protein has product MRRRTTGTIAVVSALGMTAVLGGCGSTGSSDVTLRLVAADYGDSPANSSKKYWDDLAAEYESHHSGVKVEVSVYSWNDVDRKVKEMVDAGHAPDLAQIGAYADYAAAGKLYQVSDLLSIRTQADLLSQLSDAGEWKHTQYGIPFAASTRVLFYNKTLFAGAGITPPTTWDQLAADARALKDKGVKYPYALPLGPEEAQAETMQWLLSGGSGYTDDVGTYTLDSAQNMETFAWLKDELVGKDLTGPVAPGKLNRADAFAAFADGQVGMLTGHPTLIQQAGRKGVKFGTVPMPGRTGKARASMGVADWMMGFRQNGHAEQIGDFLDFVYSEKNVLTFSRTYGLLPVTGSASTAMSTSGKSSDKVLRPFLDQLPTSELYPVGKTSWASVSAAVKQNIGQAVAPGGSPSGVLTRLQSTATAADSGTAG; this is encoded by the coding sequence GTGCGTCGGCGTACGACAGGAACGATCGCGGTGGTGTCCGCACTGGGCATGACGGCGGTTCTCGGCGGCTGCGGGAGCACGGGCTCCTCCGACGTGACCCTCAGACTCGTCGCCGCCGACTACGGCGACTCCCCCGCCAACAGCTCCAAGAAGTACTGGGACGACCTGGCCGCGGAGTACGAGTCGCACCACTCCGGCGTGAAGGTCGAGGTCAGCGTCTACTCGTGGAACGACGTCGACCGCAAGGTCAAGGAGATGGTCGACGCCGGCCACGCCCCCGACCTGGCCCAGATCGGCGCCTACGCCGACTACGCCGCGGCCGGCAAGCTCTACCAGGTGTCCGACCTGCTCTCCATCCGCACCCAGGCCGACCTCCTCTCCCAGCTCTCCGACGCCGGCGAGTGGAAGCACACCCAGTACGGCATCCCGTTCGCCGCCTCCACCCGGGTGCTCTTCTACAACAAGACCCTGTTCGCCGGGGCCGGCATCACCCCGCCGACCACCTGGGACCAGTTGGCCGCCGACGCCCGCGCCCTGAAGGACAAGGGCGTGAAGTACCCCTACGCCCTGCCGCTCGGCCCGGAGGAGGCCCAGGCCGAGACCATGCAGTGGCTGCTCAGCGGCGGCAGCGGCTACACCGACGACGTCGGCACCTACACCCTCGACTCCGCGCAGAACATGGAGACCTTCGCCTGGCTCAAGGACGAGCTGGTCGGCAAGGACCTGACCGGCCCGGTCGCCCCCGGCAAGCTCAACCGCGCCGACGCCTTCGCCGCGTTCGCCGACGGCCAGGTCGGCATGCTCACCGGGCACCCCACGCTGATCCAGCAGGCCGGCCGCAAGGGCGTGAAGTTCGGCACGGTGCCGATGCCGGGCCGCACCGGCAAGGCCCGCGCCTCCATGGGCGTCGCCGACTGGATGATGGGCTTCCGGCAGAACGGACACGCCGAGCAGATCGGTGACTTCCTCGACTTCGTCTACAGCGAGAAGAACGTCCTCACCTTCTCCCGCACTTACGGGCTGCTGCCGGTCACCGGCTCCGCCTCCACCGCCATGAGCACCTCCGGCAAGTCCTCCGACAAGGTCCTGCGCCCCTTCCTGGACCAGTTGCCCACGTCCGAGCTGTACCCCGTCGGCAAGACCTCCTGGGCGTCGGTCAGCGCGGCCGTGAAGCAGAACATCGGGCAGGCCGTCGCTCCCGGCGGCAGCCCTTCCGGCGTCCTGACCCGGCTCCAGTCGACGGCCACGGCGGCCGACAGCGGAACCGCCGGCTAG
- a CDS encoding GNAT family N-acetyltransferase, whose amino-acid sequence MTPRLEEVTPENLDTAVGIRVRPGQEHAVSPVVTSLAEAYVHPAGVAWPRLIVDGDRTVGFLMAFFGIDWHRDGSLHRSGLWRLNIAADAQGRGYGRFAVGSVAAEIRRRGGRELHVTWHPGPTGPEDFYLRLGFRKTGETSGDQTVGVLDL is encoded by the coding sequence ATGACACCGCGCCTTGAAGAAGTGACACCGGAGAACCTCGACACCGCCGTGGGCATCCGCGTCCGCCCCGGGCAGGAACACGCCGTCAGTCCCGTCGTCACCTCCCTCGCCGAGGCGTACGTCCATCCCGCCGGTGTCGCCTGGCCCCGTCTGATCGTCGACGGCGACCGCACGGTCGGCTTCCTCATGGCCTTCTTCGGCATCGACTGGCACCGCGACGGCAGCCTGCACCGCTCGGGGCTGTGGCGGCTGAACATCGCGGCGGACGCCCAGGGCCGCGGGTACGGCCGCTTCGCCGTCGGCTCGGTGGCCGCGGAGATCCGCCGCCGCGGCGGCAGGGAACTCCACGTCACCTGGCACCCCGGCCCGACGGGCCCCGAGGACTTCTACCTCCGCCTGGGCTTCCGGAAGACCGGCGAGACGAGCGGGGACCAGACGGTGGGCGTGTTGGACCTGTGA